The following are encoded together in the Osmia lignaria lignaria isolate PbOS001 chromosome 6, iyOsmLign1, whole genome shotgun sequence genome:
- the LOC117607659 gene encoding 3-hydroxyacyl-CoA dehydrogenase type-2, giving the protein MGILQHIVAYITGGAHGIGKAVAEKILCEGGKVVLADISSKGAKLAESMGERALFTCTDVKHEKDIKKSMKLVKEKFGGVNVLVNSAGVLGYERIYDFKTKKLHSADLYKCIYDTNVWGLFNVTRLMVGMMAENTPDKNQQRGVIINLASMVAYEAIPELTVYGGTKAAVAGMTMTLAREFASKGIRVVGICPGFIESPMTNPLTPEVRKRWISMMLTPKRFGTCEEVAHLIQACIENPLINGENIRIDMGYRYCQVEDGQPDEQKC; this is encoded by the exons ATGGGAATATTACAG caTATCGTAGCCTACATAACGGGCGGTGCACACGGTATTGGAAAGGCTGTCGCCGAGAAAATTCTTTGTGAAGGAGGTAAAGTAGTACTGGCCGATATATCCAGCAAAGGAGCAAAACTTGCGGAGTCTATGGGCGAAAGAGCTTTATTTACGTGTACCGAC GTCAAACATGAAAaggatataaaaaaaagtatgaaattagTGAAGGAAAAATTTGGAGGTGTGAACGTGCTCGTTAATTCTGCTGGTGTACTGGGTTACGAGCGGATATACGATTTCAAGACTAAAAAACTGCATTCGGCAGATCTATACAAATGTATATACGACACGAATGTATGGGGTTTATTTAATGTGACTCGTTTAATGGTCGGTATGATGGCGGAGAATACACCGGACAAAAATCAACAAAGAGGTGTTATTATCAATCTTGCCAGTATGGTGGCTTATGAAGCGATTCCAGAATTGACTGTTTACGGTGGCACAAAGGCTGCGGTTGCGGGCATGACGATGACTTTAGCCAGGGAATTTGCCTCGAAAGGAATAAGAGTCGTTGGAATCTGTCCTGGTTTCATTGAGAGTCCCATGACCA ATCCACTGACGCCAGAAGTAAGAAAACGATGGATCAGTATGATGCTAACCCCGAAACGCTTTGGAACCTGCGAAGAAGTGGCTCACTTGATTCAAGCCTGTATTGAGAATCCCTTAATAAACGGTGAAAACATACGTATAGATATGGGCTACCGGTACTGTCAAGTGGAAGACGGGCAACCAGATGAACAGAAGTGctga